One genomic window of Myxococcus stipitatus includes the following:
- a CDS encoding Smr/MutS family protein has translation MSPRRLPPQRLDEPPLPPEGEAPPPDEDEVVELPIDGTLDLHPFRPQDVKELVVEYLWACRQKGLLDVRIIHGKGTGALRRTVQTLLPRLPEVESFHSASERDGGWGATWVRLRPPDAQESQK, from the coding sequence ATGAGCCCCAGGCGCCTGCCACCCCAGCGGCTGGACGAACCGCCGTTGCCCCCGGAGGGGGAAGCCCCCCCGCCCGATGAGGACGAGGTCGTCGAGCTGCCGATCGACGGCACGCTGGACCTGCACCCGTTCCGCCCCCAGGACGTGAAGGAGCTGGTCGTCGAGTACCTCTGGGCCTGCCGTCAGAAGGGCCTGCTCGACGTGCGCATCATCCACGGCAAGGGCACCGGCGCGCTGCGGCGCACGGTGCAGACGCTGCTCCCGCGGCTGCCGGAGGTGGAGTCGTTCCACTCCGCCTCCGAGCGCGACGGTGGCTGGGGCGCGACGTGGGTGCGGCTGCGCCCGCCGGACGCTCAGGAGAGCCAGAAGTAG
- a CDS encoding sensor histidine kinase produces the protein MAQRHGAAKSPSTRRLLLVAGLLTWGVVGSPHAEALVRGGFPLQSPTSLLWLVAFLGFGVAYCRNAVAEDDGSVPALAVQSLTGLVVVATSRTGVDGALLAIVAAQAPELLPQRRAVLWVAAQSVALVLVYLVIHSFAYALVQGLIFIGFQGFTLASAVVMVREAQARRELARLHAELQSTQVLLASREREGERLRIARELHDSLGHHLTALSLNLEAAAYTAKDTPSAEHLRRAREAARTLLSEVRETVSALRDTPPPLLASLRSLAANAPGLTVHLDVPEDLALASTDATHSLIRCVQEVLTNTLRHARATRLWIRVEPTQAGGVRVVTRDDGRGAASPTPGAGLTGMRERFTRLGGDVAWRAEAGRGWELEAWLPATVRTDS, from the coding sequence ATGGCCCAGAGGCACGGCGCGGCGAAATCCCCCTCCACCCGGCGACTGTTGCTGGTGGCCGGGTTGCTGACCTGGGGCGTCGTCGGCTCGCCCCACGCCGAGGCGCTCGTGCGCGGTGGCTTTCCGCTCCAGTCCCCCACGTCGCTGCTCTGGCTGGTCGCGTTCCTCGGCTTCGGCGTGGCCTACTGCCGCAACGCCGTCGCGGAGGATGACGGCAGCGTACCCGCGCTGGCGGTCCAGTCGCTCACGGGGCTCGTCGTCGTGGCGACCAGCCGCACGGGCGTGGACGGCGCGTTGCTCGCCATCGTCGCCGCCCAGGCGCCCGAGCTGCTCCCCCAGCGGCGCGCGGTGCTCTGGGTGGCCGCCCAGTCCGTGGCGCTCGTGCTGGTCTACCTGGTCATCCACTCCTTCGCCTATGCCCTGGTCCAGGGGCTCATCTTCATCGGCTTCCAGGGGTTCACCCTGGCCTCGGCCGTCGTCATGGTGCGAGAGGCCCAGGCGCGACGGGAGCTGGCCCGGCTCCACGCGGAGCTGCAGTCGACGCAGGTGCTGCTGGCCTCCCGCGAGCGGGAAGGGGAGCGGCTGCGCATCGCGCGCGAGCTGCACGACTCGCTCGGCCACCACCTCACCGCCCTCTCCCTCAACCTGGAGGCCGCCGCGTACACCGCGAAGGACACGCCCTCCGCCGAGCACCTGCGGCGCGCCCGCGAGGCCGCGCGGACGCTGCTCTCCGAGGTGCGCGAGACGGTGTCGGCCCTGCGTGACACGCCACCTCCGCTGCTGGCCTCGCTCCGCTCCCTCGCCGCGAACGCTCCCGGGCTGACCGTCCACCTCGACGTCCCGGAGGACCTCGCGCTCGCCTCGACCGACGCGACCCATTCGCTCATCCGCTGTGTCCAGGAGGTCCTCACGAACACGCTGCGCCACGCGCGCGCCACGCGGTTGTGGATCCGCGTCGAGCCCACCCAGGCCGGGGGCGTGCGGGTCGTCACGCGGGACGACGGCAGGGGCGCGGCGTCTCCCACGCCGGGCGCGGGGCTGACGGGCATGCGCGAGCGCTTCACCCGCCTGGGCGGGGACGTGGCCTGGCGCGCGGAGGCGGGGCGGGGGTGGGAGCTGGAGGCCTGGCTCCCCGCCACGGTGAGGACTGACTCATGA
- a CDS encoding response regulator, protein MIRLVLADDHALVRQGLRSLLDLTPDLRVVGEAVDGEEALRKVAELDPDVVLMDVRMPRMTGLEALRALRRDAPHRRVVLLTTFDEDAAIIEALRAGVQGFLLKDVSLEELADAIRRVHAGQTLLPPGVAERVARGLAELPRDFPHAELPEGLTRRELEVLRLIARGLSNREIADALGTAEGTVKNQTSSILSKLGVRDRTRAVLRGMELGCL, encoded by the coding sequence ATGATTCGACTCGTGCTGGCGGATGACCACGCCCTGGTGAGGCAGGGCCTGCGAAGCCTGCTGGACCTCACCCCCGACCTGCGCGTGGTGGGCGAGGCGGTGGATGGGGAAGAGGCCCTGCGCAAGGTCGCGGAGCTGGACCCGGACGTGGTGCTGATGGACGTGCGCATGCCGCGCATGACGGGCCTGGAGGCCCTGCGCGCGCTGCGCCGCGACGCGCCCCACCGCCGCGTGGTGCTGCTCACCACCTTCGACGAGGACGCCGCCATCATCGAGGCGCTGCGCGCGGGCGTGCAGGGCTTCCTCCTCAAGGACGTGTCCCTCGAGGAGCTCGCGGACGCCATCCGCCGCGTGCACGCGGGGCAGACGCTGCTGCCGCCAGGCGTCGCGGAGCGCGTGGCGCGCGGCCTCGCGGAGCTGCCCCGGGACTTCCCCCACGCGGAGCTCCCCGAGGGCCTCACCCGCCGCGAACTGGAGGTGCTGCGGCTCATCGCCCGGGGGTTGTCCAACCGGGAGATCGCCGACGCGCTCGGCACCGCCGAGGGCACGGTGAAGAACCAGACCTCCAGCATCCTGTCCAAGCTGGGCGTGAGGGACCGCACCCGCGCCGTCCTGCGGGGCATGGAGCTCGGCTGCCTGTAG
- a CDS encoding DoxX family membrane protein: MNHAPPAEPTTSVHPRKPHPLHELSLVFARFALAAAFLSAVASRFGLWKGSPGLDTFEGFTRYTAEVLAFMPASSIPLFAWAATTAEVLLGIALLLGVWPRRVALASALLLATFGTAMAVSQGLKSPLDYSVFSACACALLLARAHD; encoded by the coding sequence ATGAATCACGCCCCACCCGCCGAGCCGACAACCTCCGTCCATCCCAGGAAGCCCCACCCGCTCCACGAGCTGTCCCTCGTCTTCGCGCGCTTCGCGCTCGCGGCGGCGTTCCTGTCCGCGGTCGCCAGCCGCTTCGGACTCTGGAAGGGCAGCCCCGGCCTCGACACCTTCGAGGGCTTCACGCGCTACACGGCCGAGGTGCTCGCCTTCATGCCCGCGTCGAGCATCCCGCTGTTCGCCTGGGCCGCGACCACCGCGGAGGTGCTGCTGGGCATCGCCCTGCTCCTGGGAGTCTGGCCGCGCCGGGTGGCGCTCGCGAGCGCCCTGCTCCTGGCGACGTTCGGCACGGCCATGGCCGTCTCCCAGGGGCTCAAGTCACCGCTGGACTATTCGGTGTTCTCGGCGTGCGCCTGCGCGCTGCTGCTCGCGCGAGCACACGATTAG
- a CDS encoding type IV pilin protein, with protein sequence MAQMRCPRCKNPIDLQERAAGPNVTCPTCGNVTPVSRPLSKKWIAAIIGAVSLVLCCPLTGIMAAIAIPNFIRFQARAKQAECKTQLKSWYLAQQAYRAQHEAYQPRFDEVGFSPGPGNRYAYYVSNPAQGELTGTAISADAKFDSDALSVDALPEQVTALLGMSGECPDCEITAACAGNVDNDDKLDVWVISTGELPFENEAGQKAGPGDLAHVVDDLQR encoded by the coding sequence ATGGCACAGATGAGATGTCCCCGCTGCAAGAACCCCATCGACCTTCAGGAAAGGGCCGCTGGCCCCAACGTGACGTGTCCGACCTGTGGCAACGTCACGCCCGTCAGCCGCCCACTCAGCAAGAAGTGGATCGCCGCCATCATCGGCGCCGTGTCCCTGGTCCTGTGCTGCCCGCTCACTGGCATCATGGCCGCCATCGCCATCCCCAACTTCATCCGGTTCCAGGCACGCGCCAAGCAGGCCGAGTGCAAGACCCAGCTGAAGAGCTGGTACCTGGCCCAGCAGGCCTACCGCGCCCAGCACGAGGCCTACCAACCCCGCTTCGACGAGGTCGGCTTCTCCCCGGGCCCCGGCAATCGCTATGCGTACTACGTGAGCAACCCCGCCCAGGGCGAGCTGACGGGCACGGCCATCTCCGCGGACGCGAAGTTCGATTCGGACGCCCTGTCGGTCGACGCGCTGCCGGAGCAGGTGACGGCGCTGCTGGGCATGTCTGGTGAATGCCCCGACTGTGAAATCACCGCGGCGTGCGCCGGTAACGTGGACAACGACGACAAGCTCGACGTGTGGGTCATCTCGACCGGCGAGCTCCCGTTCGAGAACGAGGCGGGCCAGAAGGCGGGCCCCGGAGACCTCGCGCACGTCGTGGACGACCTCCAGCGCTGA
- a CDS encoding DUF58 domain-containing protein produces MSVGRPVPTGLAVALLAVGLVPAALTVASPAFGWLALALDVAVLTLCAVDFLRAPRAGDVAVRRHVEAILSSGARNPVHLTLERRDAGPAPLRVEVRDEPPLEVASTGHRQAATLPARPRPGDPPTRLTYFITPPARGDARFGDLHLRLTGPLGLSMRQVRVPAAHAVKVYPDLTALTSEALALARATDAPSARTVRRRVAEGREFESLREYRPGDDYRHIDWKASARHANTLVRTWQPERHQPVLLLLDCGRHMAGQVHGRRKLDHAVDAALRLAKVGLDAGDVVGVMAFASDVTAFLPPRKGHEHLRLITESLYRVEAALEESDYGRAYDFAFARQTRRTLVVVFTDLVDPDASAGLLTRTLSLRPRHLPVVASLLDEDVRDAATDVPREAQDAYARQAASRLESEYRRTASTLREAGALVVRAPATGFGAAALNAYLDVKARGLL; encoded by the coding sequence GTGAGCGTGGGCCGTCCCGTCCCCACGGGCCTGGCCGTGGCCCTGCTGGCCGTGGGGCTCGTCCCCGCGGCGCTGACGGTGGCCAGCCCCGCGTTCGGGTGGCTCGCGCTGGCCCTGGACGTGGCGGTGCTCACCCTGTGCGCGGTGGACTTCCTGCGGGCCCCGCGCGCCGGGGACGTCGCCGTGCGCCGCCACGTCGAGGCCATCCTGTCCTCCGGCGCGCGCAACCCCGTCCACCTCACGCTGGAGCGACGGGACGCGGGCCCAGCGCCCCTGCGCGTCGAGGTGCGCGACGAGCCGCCGCTGGAGGTCGCCAGCACCGGACACCGGCAGGCCGCGACGCTGCCCGCGCGCCCCCGGCCCGGGGACCCGCCCACGCGCCTGACGTACTTCATCACCCCGCCCGCCCGCGGCGACGCGCGCTTCGGGGACCTCCACCTGCGCCTCACCGGCCCGCTGGGGCTGAGCATGCGGCAGGTCCGCGTCCCCGCCGCGCACGCCGTGAAGGTGTACCCGGACCTCACCGCCCTCACCAGCGAGGCGCTCGCGCTGGCGCGCGCCACGGACGCGCCGTCGGCCCGGACGGTGCGCCGCCGCGTGGCGGAGGGCCGCGAGTTCGAGTCCCTGCGCGAGTACCGCCCCGGCGACGACTACCGCCACATCGACTGGAAGGCCTCCGCGCGCCACGCGAACACGCTGGTGCGCACGTGGCAGCCGGAGCGGCACCAGCCCGTGCTGCTGCTGTTGGATTGTGGACGCCACATGGCCGGACAGGTCCACGGCCGCCGCAAGCTGGACCACGCGGTGGACGCGGCGCTGCGGCTGGCCAAGGTGGGGCTGGACGCCGGAGACGTGGTGGGCGTCATGGCCTTCGCCAGCGACGTGACGGCCTTCCTCCCGCCGCGCAAGGGCCACGAGCACCTGCGGCTCATCACCGAATCGCTCTACCGCGTCGAGGCGGCGCTCGAGGAGAGCGACTACGGCCGCGCCTACGACTTCGCCTTCGCCCGGCAGACGCGCCGGACGCTGGTGGTGGTGTTCACGGACCTGGTGGACCCGGACGCCTCCGCGGGCCTGCTCACCCGCACGCTGTCCCTGCGGCCCCGGCACCTGCCCGTCGTCGCCTCGCTGCTCGACGAGGACGTGCGCGACGCGGCCACGGACGTCCCCCGCGAGGCGCAGGACGCGTACGCGCGCCAGGCCGCCTCGCGGCTGGAGTCCGAGTACCGCCGCACGGCCTCCACCCTGCGCGAAGCGGGGGCGCTCGTCGTGCGCGCGCCGGCCACGGGCTTCGGCGCGGCCGCGCTCAACGCGTATCTGGATGTCAAGGCGCGCGGACTGTTGTAG
- a CDS encoding right-handed parallel beta-helix repeat-containing protein, which translates to MHDPTLSTPLALVSTQSPRARCLSALVAFLLLPAPALAAQVPVTCNNTTTDDETINAAVASSAAGDELVLSGPCLVNATLRLRGERAYRGGEPSGTVIRQANGANLAALMASDTWLDAATYTGDPISVKNLTLDGNAANNTGRATDGLVVMSWNSTVENLRINSMRGSGIRLTNTNSAGVAITNTQVNGRIVHNFISDSGQHGVYVQDSGNSVTDWDLIDNWIADSGVSAIRLENAAGWKVRGNHLYGVGQTAIVALRLFGTTLSDNYIEGFGEGTTTGTWAGISATVQGDAASVISDNKIFNFGGEPNTGSLYHYLSIAQVNYGTGFVSVTGNAIRGPGTTRSTGLRYDKGGGTALTVVSTGNLVTGVASTRVVGTGVTVTAGQ; encoded by the coding sequence ATGCACGACCCGACCCTGTCCACACCCCTGGCATTGGTATCCACGCAGTCCCCGCGCGCGCGTTGCCTGTCCGCGCTCGTGGCCTTCCTGCTCCTGCCCGCACCCGCACTGGCAGCGCAGGTGCCGGTGACCTGCAACAACACGACGACGGATGACGAGACCATCAACGCGGCCGTCGCCAGCAGCGCTGCGGGCGACGAGCTCGTCCTCAGCGGCCCGTGCCTCGTCAACGCCACCCTCCGGCTGCGCGGAGAGCGTGCGTACCGGGGAGGCGAGCCCTCCGGGACGGTCATCCGTCAGGCCAATGGCGCCAACCTGGCGGCGCTCATGGCGAGCGACACGTGGCTCGACGCGGCCACCTATACGGGTGATCCGATCAGCGTGAAGAACCTCACGCTGGATGGGAACGCCGCGAACAACACGGGCCGCGCCACGGATGGCCTCGTCGTGATGTCGTGGAACTCCACCGTGGAGAACCTGCGCATCAACTCCATGCGCGGCTCGGGCATCCGCCTCACCAATACCAACAGCGCTGGCGTGGCCATCACCAACACCCAGGTGAACGGCCGCATCGTCCACAACTTCATCAGTGACTCCGGGCAGCACGGCGTCTACGTCCAGGACTCCGGCAACTCCGTCACCGACTGGGACCTCATCGACAACTGGATCGCCGACTCCGGCGTGAGCGCCATCCGCCTGGAGAACGCGGCGGGGTGGAAGGTGCGAGGCAATCACCTGTACGGCGTGGGGCAGACAGCCATCGTCGCGCTGCGCCTCTTCGGCACTACCCTCTCCGACAACTACATCGAGGGCTTCGGTGAGGGCACCACCACGGGGACGTGGGCGGGCATCAGTGCCACGGTGCAGGGAGACGCGGCGTCGGTCATCTCCGACAACAAGATCTTCAACTTCGGCGGAGAGCCGAATACCGGCTCGCTCTACCACTACCTGTCCATCGCCCAGGTCAACTACGGCACGGGCTTCGTCTCCGTGACGGGCAATGCCATCCGGGGTCCCGGCACCACCCGGAGCACGGGCCTGCGCTACGACAAGGGTGGCGGCACCGCGCTGACCGTCGTCTCCACCGGCAACCTCGTGACGGGCGTTGCGTCGACGCGCGTCGTGGGGACGGGGGTCACCGTCACCGCGGGGCAGTAG
- a CDS encoding AAA family ATPase, with amino-acid sequence MSDATPLSRLTAALGGTVFGQPRVLADLVTAFLARGHVLLEGVPGVAKTLTARGMAGALGLLFTRIQFTPDLMPADILGTNVFQPQDNAFRLVKGPIFTEVLVADEINRTPPKAQAALLEAMEERQVTIDGVTHALPPHFFVVATQNPLELEGTYPLPEAQLDRFLMRVRVGYPDSDAETTMLRAFHQREGRPAAIDRVLDAPTLMELQARAARVTCDDSILQYVVAVVRDTRANPRVKLGASPRAAQALLAASKARAALLGNDFVTPDDVKGVATSVLNHRLLLKAEAEVEGVTADDVLKQTLERVKVPR; translated from the coding sequence ATGTCCGACGCCACTCCCCTCTCCCGCCTCACCGCCGCGCTCGGTGGCACCGTCTTCGGACAGCCCCGCGTGCTCGCGGACCTGGTCACCGCCTTCCTCGCGCGCGGTCACGTGCTCCTGGAAGGCGTGCCCGGCGTGGCCAAGACGCTCACCGCGCGCGGCATGGCCGGAGCCCTGGGCCTCTTGTTCACGCGCATCCAGTTCACGCCGGACCTGATGCCGGCGGACATCCTCGGAACCAACGTCTTCCAGCCGCAGGACAACGCGTTCCGCCTGGTGAAGGGCCCCATCTTCACCGAGGTCCTGGTGGCGGACGAAATCAACCGCACGCCCCCCAAGGCCCAGGCGGCGCTGCTGGAGGCCATGGAGGAGCGGCAGGTCACCATCGACGGCGTCACGCACGCGCTGCCGCCGCACTTCTTCGTGGTCGCCACGCAGAACCCGCTGGAGCTGGAGGGCACCTACCCGCTGCCGGAGGCCCAGCTCGACCGCTTCCTGATGCGGGTGCGCGTGGGCTACCCGGACTCCGACGCGGAGACCACCATGCTGCGCGCCTTCCACCAGCGCGAGGGGCGCCCGGCCGCCATCGACCGCGTGCTGGACGCGCCCACGCTCATGGAGCTCCAGGCCCGCGCCGCGCGCGTCACGTGCGACGACTCCATCCTCCAGTACGTGGTGGCCGTGGTGCGCGACACCCGCGCCAACCCGCGCGTGAAGCTGGGCGCCAGCCCCCGCGCGGCCCAGGCCCTGCTCGCCGCGTCCAAGGCCCGCGCCGCCCTGCTGGGCAATGACTTCGTCACCCCCGACGACGTGAAGGGCGTGGCCACCAGCGTCCTCAACCACCGGCTGCTCCTCAAGGCGGAGGCGGAGGTCGAGGGCGTCACCGCGGACGACGTCCTCAAGCAGACGCTCGAGCGGGTGAAGGTCCCCCGGTGA
- a CDS encoding SNF2-related protein — MEMDLAEVARGLRVEVEADAAAVAARAMEAQEPARTLTPFHERLLAEELLARSGDTQQRLAGALSEAKVDLNPHQVEGAMFALDSLSRGGCMLGDEVGLGKTIEAGLVIAQLMAEGKTRILILAPATLRAQWNSELREKFDLDSVLVDGRTVRATGNCFDQPFPVICSHPFAANKSHLVAEIPWDLIVIDEAHRLRNAHRANNKMGQALRASLAGKPKLLLTATPLQNDLMELFGLMSLLDEQILGPEHAFRTRYRVDEGGGMSEAAACELKERLAPVVQRTLRRQVREYVRYTNRRSIVEDFTPSPEEHDLYEKVSEYLQRSEAAAIEPGKKTLLTLCYRKLLASSTYAIAPTLRRLSDNLEKRLQAAKLGQQALAMFEPEEAKQFVEEGEEWSDDPAKAPNIRVLEQEVWELRQYADLADSIKVNAKGEALKRGLDRTFTVMKAHGWPEKALIFTESKRTQQYLFNLLSDHGYRGKISLLSGDMAGTPEERRALVDEFRNKTQILICTEAGAEGLNLQFCNLVVNYDLPWNPQRVEQRIGRCHRYGQQRDVLVINFLNRSNAADARLFELLEKKLNLFDGVFGASDEILGALESGVDFERRVLDIYQSCRKVEDINAAFDKLRSDMEQRISKRMTEMRSVVLERFDGDVRRRLRGQNDSTKEALAKRQQEARALTNSVLGSRASGRLEVAKAAYAVKERKQDAVSYLQLDAAGLPSRLARLAGSEGWWFCYKFETTGLKPEEKLVHLVLVKDREGNFRALPLQDGAHFVKLAAKEEKRRQPAPVSVQLMQEQSLVAAKDEILRAAERRNALELDKAKERADRYVEDCLMESREGVDAARQAWIDARKLVTAEEDVAERAKARANADRLEREYRRKLSSLRNEEEKRYASKDRQLAELAQKAKVTEKRSLIASAYFWLS, encoded by the coding sequence ATGGAGATGGACTTGGCGGAGGTCGCGAGGGGACTCAGGGTGGAGGTGGAGGCGGACGCGGCGGCGGTCGCGGCCCGGGCGATGGAGGCCCAGGAGCCCGCGCGCACGCTGACCCCCTTCCACGAGCGACTGCTGGCCGAGGAGCTGCTGGCGCGCAGTGGCGACACGCAGCAGCGACTGGCCGGCGCGCTGTCGGAAGCGAAGGTGGACCTCAACCCGCACCAGGTCGAGGGCGCCATGTTCGCGCTCGACTCGCTGTCGCGCGGCGGCTGCATGCTGGGCGACGAGGTGGGGCTCGGGAAGACGATTGAAGCGGGGCTCGTCATCGCCCAGCTGATGGCCGAGGGGAAGACGCGCATCCTCATCCTCGCGCCCGCCACGCTGCGCGCGCAGTGGAACAGCGAGCTGCGCGAGAAGTTCGACCTGGACAGCGTCCTGGTGGACGGGCGCACCGTCCGGGCCACGGGCAACTGCTTCGACCAGCCCTTCCCCGTCATCTGCTCCCACCCGTTCGCGGCCAACAAGTCGCACCTGGTGGCGGAGATTCCCTGGGACCTCATCGTCATCGACGAGGCCCACCGCCTGCGCAACGCGCACCGGGCCAACAACAAGATGGGCCAGGCGCTGCGCGCGTCGCTCGCCGGCAAGCCCAAGCTGCTGCTCACCGCCACCCCGCTCCAGAACGACCTGATGGAGCTGTTCGGGCTGATGTCGCTCCTGGACGAGCAGATCCTCGGGCCCGAGCACGCCTTCCGCACGCGCTACCGCGTGGACGAGGGCGGTGGCATGTCGGAGGCGGCCGCGTGCGAGCTCAAGGAGCGGCTGGCGCCCGTGGTGCAGCGCACGCTGCGCCGGCAGGTGCGCGAGTACGTGCGCTACACCAACCGCCGCTCCATCGTGGAGGACTTCACGCCCTCGCCCGAGGAGCACGACCTCTACGAGAAGGTCAGCGAGTACCTGCAGCGCTCCGAGGCCGCAGCGATCGAACCCGGCAAGAAGACGCTGCTCACGCTGTGCTACCGCAAGCTGCTGGCGTCCTCGACCTACGCCATCGCCCCCACCCTGCGCCGGCTGTCCGACAACCTGGAGAAGCGGCTCCAGGCGGCGAAGCTGGGCCAGCAGGCCCTGGCCATGTTCGAGCCGGAGGAGGCCAAGCAGTTCGTCGAGGAGGGCGAGGAGTGGTCGGACGACCCGGCCAAGGCGCCCAACATCCGCGTGCTGGAGCAGGAGGTCTGGGAGCTGCGGCAGTACGCGGACCTGGCGGACTCCATCAAGGTCAACGCCAAGGGCGAGGCGCTCAAGCGCGGCCTGGACCGCACCTTCACCGTGATGAAGGCGCACGGCTGGCCGGAGAAGGCGCTCATCTTCACCGAGTCCAAGCGCACGCAGCAGTACCTGTTCAACCTGCTGTCGGACCACGGCTACCGGGGGAAGATCTCCCTGTTGTCCGGGGACATGGCCGGCACGCCCGAGGAGCGCCGGGCGCTGGTGGACGAGTTCCGCAACAAGACGCAGATCCTCATCTGCACGGAGGCCGGCGCGGAGGGCCTCAACCTCCAGTTCTGCAACCTGGTGGTGAACTACGACCTGCCGTGGAACCCGCAGCGGGTGGAGCAGCGCATCGGCCGCTGCCACCGGTACGGGCAGCAGCGGGACGTGCTGGTCATCAACTTCCTCAACCGCAGCAACGCCGCGGACGCGCGCTTGTTCGAGCTGCTGGAGAAGAAGCTGAACCTGTTCGACGGCGTCTTCGGCGCGTCGGACGAAATCCTGGGCGCGCTGGAGAGCGGCGTGGACTTCGAGCGCCGCGTGCTCGACATCTACCAGTCCTGCCGCAAGGTCGAGGACATCAACGCCGCCTTCGACAAGCTGCGCTCGGACATGGAGCAGCGCATCAGCAAGCGCATGACGGAGATGCGCTCGGTGGTGCTGGAGCGCTTCGACGGCGACGTGCGCCGCCGGCTGCGCGGGCAGAACGACTCCACGAAGGAGGCGCTCGCCAAGCGGCAGCAGGAGGCGCGCGCGCTCACCAACTCCGTGCTGGGCAGCCGCGCGTCGGGGCGGCTGGAGGTGGCCAAGGCCGCCTATGCCGTCAAGGAGCGCAAGCAGGACGCGGTCAGCTACCTCCAGCTCGACGCCGCGGGCCTCCCCTCCCGCCTGGCGCGGCTGGCCGGGAGCGAGGGCTGGTGGTTCTGCTACAAGTTCGAGACGACGGGCCTGAAGCCGGAGGAGAAGCTCGTCCACCTGGTGCTGGTGAAGGACCGCGAGGGCAACTTCCGCGCCCTGCCGCTGCAGGACGGCGCCCACTTCGTGAAGCTGGCCGCGAAGGAGGAGAAGCGCCGCCAGCCCGCGCCGGTGTCCGTGCAGCTGATGCAGGAGCAGTCCCTGGTCGCCGCGAAGGACGAAATCCTCCGCGCCGCCGAGCGCCGCAACGCGCTGGAGCTGGACAAGGCCAAGGAGCGCGCGGACCGCTACGTGGAGGACTGCCTGATGGAGTCCCGCGAGGGCGTGGACGCGGCCCGGCAGGCGTGGATCGACGCGCGCAAGCTGGTGACGGCGGAGGAGGACGTGGCCGAGCGCGCCAAGGCCCGCGCGAACGCGGACCGGCTGGAGCGCGAGTACCGCCGCAAGCTGTCCTCGCTGCGCAACGAGGAGGAGAAGCGCTACGCCTCCAAGGACCGCCAGCTCGCCGAGCTCGCCCAGAAGGCGAAGGTCACCGAGAAGCGCTCGCTCATCGCGTCCGCCTACTTCTGGCTCTCCTGA
- a CDS encoding DUF72 domain-containing protein, giving the protein MGQQRGPSQLDLFTGAPVEAPTRARARSQPVEPAAQPESLVTLGRELPTGIYLGTSSWTFPGWTGLVYDHEAAASQLAREGLAAYSRHPVLRTVGIDRTFYGPISAGAFADYAAQVPEHFRFLVKAHEVCTLARFPMHERYGAQRGQLNDRFLHAAYAEESVVRPFVEGLGDKGGPLVFQFPPQDPQVLGGAARFVERLHGFLAALPKGPLYAVEVRNEELLTEGFAQALADVGACPVLAVWAHMPPMGVQARRTRALEARALVVRWMLPPDIGYEEARARYAPFDKLVDEDLPTRETLSRACLAAVRRERPIFVTINNKAEGSAPLSAVRLAERIVASRTTGGHQGSVTS; this is encoded by the coding sequence ATGGGCCAGCAGCGGGGACCTTCACAGCTCGACCTCTTCACGGGCGCGCCAGTGGAAGCGCCGACCCGGGCGCGCGCGCGTTCCCAGCCCGTGGAGCCCGCTGCCCAGCCGGAGTCCCTCGTCACGCTCGGACGCGAGCTGCCCACGGGCATCTACCTGGGCACCTCGTCGTGGACGTTCCCCGGATGGACGGGGCTCGTGTACGACCACGAGGCCGCCGCGTCCCAGCTCGCGCGCGAGGGCCTGGCCGCGTACTCACGCCACCCCGTGCTGCGCACGGTGGGCATCGACCGTACCTTCTACGGCCCCATCTCCGCCGGCGCCTTCGCCGACTACGCCGCGCAGGTGCCGGAGCACTTCCGCTTCCTGGTGAAGGCCCACGAGGTCTGCACCCTGGCGCGCTTCCCCATGCACGAGCGCTATGGCGCCCAGCGGGGGCAGCTCAACGACCGCTTTCTCCACGCGGCCTACGCCGAGGAGTCCGTGGTGCGGCCCTTCGTCGAGGGGCTGGGCGACAAGGGCGGTCCGCTCGTCTTCCAATTTCCCCCGCAGGACCCCCAGGTGCTGGGCGGCGCCGCGCGCTTCGTGGAGCGGCTCCATGGCTTCCTCGCCGCGCTCCCCAAGGGGCCGCTGTACGCCGTCGAGGTGCGCAACGAGGAGCTCCTCACGGAGGGCTTCGCGCAGGCGCTCGCGGATGTGGGCGCGTGTCCCGTGCTGGCGGTGTGGGCGCACATGCCGCCCATGGGTGTGCAGGCCCGGAGGACGCGGGCGCTGGAGGCGCGAGCGCTGGTGGTGCGGTGGATGCTGCCGCCGGACATCGGCTACGAGGAGGCCCGCGCCCGCTACGCGCCCTTCGACAAGCTCGTGGACGAGGACCTCCCCACCCGGGAGACGCTGTCCCGCGCGTGCCTCGCCGCCGTGCGTCGCGAGCGCCCCATCTTCGTCACCATCAACAACAAAGCGGAGGGAAGCGCGCCGCTGTCCGCCGTCAGACTGGCTGAACGCATTGTCGCGAGCAGAACGACGGGGGGGCACCAAGGGAGCGTCACCTCGTGA